A window of the Brassica napus cultivar Da-Ae chromosome C5, Da-Ae, whole genome shotgun sequence genome harbors these coding sequences:
- the LOC106400297 gene encoding type I inositol polyphosphate 5-phosphatase 13 isoform X3: MDSRIIKEEAEEAALASLLPPPPHRKTQSFNQQFGEKPPHHQIRKHSLDEVPISSTPASATESAVYFDSSDDEFSTGGAGDSFFDGSSAGEDYSVVTPPPNIGDDAVEPLPEFIGAGGGAGIFKVPVRAAVHPGRPPCLELRPHPLRETQTGRFLRNVACTEAQLWAGQENGVRFWKLEEAYVAGRGVGGKVERGDEDTAPFRESVTTSPTLCLVADESNKVLWSGHKDGKIRAWNMDQHDDDSDPFEERISWQAHRGPVNSIVISSYGDMWSCSEGGVIKIWPWDSLEKSLLLKPEEKHMAAMLVERSAIDLRSQVTVNGTCSLSSSEVKYLLADSVRAKVWAVQSLSFSIWDARSKDLLKVFNVDGQVECRVDIMPSIQDQQVDDEMKLKFFSPSKKEKPQGFLQRSRNAIMGAAGAVRRVASRSAGAFLEDTRKTEAIVLAADGTIWTGSMSGQIAQWDGNGNRLRDVNHHHRPVLCFCSFGDRIYVGYASGYIQVLDPDGKLIASWVSHNEPVIKLAAGGGFVFSLASHGGVRGWYVTSPGPLDNIIRTELSRKESSYARQDNVRILIGTWNVGQGRASHDALMSWLGSVTSDVGIVVVGLQEVEMGAGFLAMSAAKETVGLEGSAVGQWWIDAIGKALDENNTFERMGSRQLAGLLISLWARKEIRTHVGDLDVAAVPCGFGRAIGNKGGVGLRIRVYDRIMCFVNCHLAAHLEAVNRRNADFNHIFRLMVFSRGQNLSNAAAGMVQFLFMSCSLGLSTYLFWLLYSSGLPWALSLAAGVSTAAYTLKTTTSPSIGTEEAKSDLAAADMIAFFGDFNYRLFGITYDEARDFISQRSFDWLRERDQLRQEMKAGKVFQGMREALITFPPTYKFERNRPGLGGEHDMTQGRKSESLHGVTELYTETLNQARFHRATCNAL, encoded by the exons ATGGATTCTCGAATCATCAAAGAAGAAGCCGAGGAGGCGGCGTTGGCCTCTCTCCTCCCTCCCCCTCCGCATCGCAAGACGCAATCTTTCAACCAACAATTCGGCGAGAAGCCGCCGCACCACCAGATCCGCAAGCACAGCCTCGACGAGGTCCCTATATCCTCCACGCCGGCATCCGCAACCGAATCCGCCGTCTACTTCGACTCCTCCGACGACGAGTTCTCCACCGGAGGAGCCGGAGACAGCTTCTTCGACGGAAGCAGCGCTGGCGAGGATTACTCCGTCGTCACTCCTCCTCCTAATATTGGGGACGACGCCGTCGAGCCGCTCCCGGAGTTCATCGGCGCGGGAGGCGGCGCCGGGATATTCAAGGTTCCGGTACGCGCGGCGGTGCACCCCGGCCGGCCGCCGTGTCTGGAGCTGAGGCCGCATCCGCTCAGGGAGACGCAGACGGGGAGGTTCTTGAGGAACGTCGCTTGCACGGAGGCCCAGCTGTGGGCGGGTCAAGAGAACGGCGTGAGGTTTTGGAAGTTAGAAGAGGCTTACGTGGCGGGGCGTGGGGTCGGCGGGAAAGTAGAGCGAGGGGATGAGGATACGGCGCCGTTTCGTGAGTCTGTTACAACTTCCCCAACCTTGTGTTTGGTGGCTGACGAAAGCAACAAGGTTCTGTGGAGCGGCCACAAGGATGGGAAGATCAGGGCTTGGAACATGGATCAGCATGATGATGATTCGGATCCGTTCGAGGAGCGAATCTCGTGGCAAGCTCATCGCGGTCCGGTGAACTCAATCGTCATTAGCTCTTATG GTGATATGTGGTCATGTTCTGAAGGAGGTGTGATCAAGATATGGCCTTGGGACTCGTTAGAGAAATCTCTTCTGCTTAAACCTGAGGAGAAACATATGGCTGCGATGTTAGTGGAGAGGTCTGCCATTGACCTCAGGAGCCAAGTTACTGTCAACGGGACATGCagcttatcttcctcggaagtCAAATACTTGTTAGCCGATTCTGTTAGAGCTAAAGTGTGGGCTGTGCAGtcactctctttctctatctG GGATGCTCGGAGTAAAGAccttttgaaagttttcaacgTTGACGGACAAGTCGAATGTCGTGTAGACATCATGCCATCTATACAAGACCAGCAAGTCGACGACGAGATGAAACTCAAGTTCTTCTCACCTTCCAAAAAGGAGAAACCACAGGGGTTTCTACAGCGGTCACGTAACGCCATAATGGGAGCTGCTGGAGCTGTACGCAGAGTCGCCAGTAGAAGTGCAGGAGCGTTCTTGGAAGATACAAGGAAAACAGAAGCTATCGTCTTAGCTGCGGATGGAACTATTTGGACAGGAAGCATGAGCGGTCAGATTGCTCAATGGGATGGAAACGGAAACCGCTTGAGGGATGTGAACCACCACCACAGGCCTGTTTTGTGCTTTTGCTCTTTTGGTGATCGGATCTATGTTGGTTACGCGAGTGGTTACATCCAGGTATTGGATCCTGATGGGAAGTTGATAGCGAGCTGGGTTTCGCATAATGAGCCTGTGATAAAGCTAGCAGCTGGTGGTGGTTTCGTTTTTAGTTTGGCTAGTCATGGTGGAGTACGAGGGTGGTATGTGACGTCTCCAGGACCGTTGGATAATATAATCCGAACTGAGTTGTCTCGGAAGGAAAGTTCTTACGCTAGACAAGACAATGTTAGGATTTTGATTGGTACGTGGAACGTTGGTCAAGGACGGGCTTCACACGATGCGCTTATGTCTTGGTTGGGATCTGTCACTTCAGATGTTGGTATTGTCGTTGTTGGGTTGCAAGAGGTGGAGATGGGGGCAGGTTTCCTTGCTATGTCTGCCGCTAAGGAAACG GTTGGACTTGAGGGAAGTGCTGTGGGGCAATGGTGGATTGATGCAATTGGAAAAGCACTTGATGAGAATAACACTTTTGAGCGTATGGGTTCAAGGCAGTTGGCTGGACTTCTGATATCTCTTTG GGCGAGGAAGGAGATTAGAACACATGTTGGAGATCTTGATGTTGCAGCAGTCCCTTGTGGCTTTGGCCGTGCCATTGGCAACAAG GGAGGTGTGGGTCTGAGAATCAGAGTTTATGACCGAATCATGTGCTTTGTGAACTGCCACTTGGCTGCGCATTTGGAGGCAGTTAACCGCAGAAACGCCGATTTCAATCACATTTTTAGATTAATGGTCTTTTCAAGAGGACAAAATCTAAGTAACGCAGCAGCTGGTATGGTGCAGTTCCTGTTTATGTCTTGCTCACTTGGCTTATCCACATATTTATTCTGGCTACTTTACTCTTCTGGTTTGCCGTGGGCCCTCTCTCTTGCAGCTGGCGTCTCCACAGCAGCTTATACACTCAAGACTACCACT AGTCCAAGCATTGGCACTGAAGAAGCCAAGTCTGATTTAGCAGCAGCAGACATGATCGCATTTTTTGGCGATTTTAACTATAGGCTGTTTGGTATAACCTATGATGAAGCGAGAGACTTCATCTCGCAGCGGTCCTTTGACTGGCTCAGAGAAAGAGACCAACTCAGACAAGAGATGAAGGCTGGAAAAGTCTTCCAAGGAATGCGTGAGGCATTAATCACTTTCCCTCCCACTTACAAATTCGAAAGGAATCGTCCAGGCCTAGGAGGTGAACAT GATATGACTCAGGGGAGAAAAAGCGAATCCCTGCATGGTGTGACAGAGTTATATACAGAGACACTCAATCAAGCCCGTTTTCACAGAGCAACTTGCAATGCCCTGTAG
- the LOC106400297 gene encoding type I inositol polyphosphate 5-phosphatase 13 isoform X1, whose product MDSRIIKEEAEEAALASLLPPPPHRKTQSFNQQFGEKPPHHQIRKHSLDEVPISSTPASATESAVYFDSSDDEFSTGGAGDSFFDGSSAGEDYSVVTPPPNIGDDAVEPLPEFIGAGGGAGIFKVPVRAAVHPGRPPCLELRPHPLRETQTGRFLRNVACTEAQLWAGQENGVRFWKLEEAYVAGRGVGGKVERGDEDTAPFRESVTTSPTLCLVADESNKVLWSGHKDGKIRAWNMDQHDDDSDPFEERISWQAHRGPVNSIVISSYGDMWSCSEGGVIKIWPWDSLEKSLLLKPEEKHMAAMLVERSAIDLRSQVTVNGTCSLSSSEVKYLLADSVRAKVWAVQSLSFSIWDARSKDLLKVFNVDGQVECRVDIMPSIQDQQVDDEMKLKFFSPSKKEKPQGFLQRSRNAIMGAAGAVRRVASRSAGAFLEDTRKTEAIVLAADGTIWTGSMSGQIAQWDGNGNRLRDVNHHHRPVLCFCSFGDRIYVGYASGYIQVLDPDGKLIASWVSHNEPVIKLAAGGGFVFSLASHGGVRGWYVTSPGPLDNIIRTELSRKESSYARQDNVRILIGTWNVGQGRASHDALMSWLGSVTSDVGIVVVGLQEVEMGAGFLAMSAAKETVGLEGSAVGQWWIDAIGKALDENNTFERMGSRQLAGLLISLWARKEIRTHVGDLDVAAVPCGFGRAIGNKGGVGLRIRVYDRIMCFVNCHLAAHLEAVNRRNADFNHIFRLMVFSRGQNLSNAAAGMVQFLFMSCSLGLSTYLFWLLYSSGLPWALSLAAGVSTAAYTLKTTTSPSIGTEEAKSDLAAADMIAFFGDFNYRLFGITYDEARDFISQRSFDWLRERDQLRQEMKAGKVFQGMREALITFPPTYKFERNRPGLGGYDSGEKKRIPAWCDRVIYRDTQSSPFSQSNLQCPVVSSVIMYEACMDVTESDHKPVRCKFHATIAHVDKSVRRQELGNIIRSNEKIRSIFEDLKFVPETTVSTNNIVLQSQDTVILTITNKSTSKAIYSILCGGQTIVRDDDGEESDYTPRGSFGLPRWLEVSPGGGIIKPEGSVDVKVHHEEFYTLEEYVDGIPQNWWCEDARDKEAILMVNIRGSCSTTWTSHSVKVRHCYSGRVCLLDPKPTNLTKNLGGSRRHPTDTRRGKSR is encoded by the exons ATGGATTCTCGAATCATCAAAGAAGAAGCCGAGGAGGCGGCGTTGGCCTCTCTCCTCCCTCCCCCTCCGCATCGCAAGACGCAATCTTTCAACCAACAATTCGGCGAGAAGCCGCCGCACCACCAGATCCGCAAGCACAGCCTCGACGAGGTCCCTATATCCTCCACGCCGGCATCCGCAACCGAATCCGCCGTCTACTTCGACTCCTCCGACGACGAGTTCTCCACCGGAGGAGCCGGAGACAGCTTCTTCGACGGAAGCAGCGCTGGCGAGGATTACTCCGTCGTCACTCCTCCTCCTAATATTGGGGACGACGCCGTCGAGCCGCTCCCGGAGTTCATCGGCGCGGGAGGCGGCGCCGGGATATTCAAGGTTCCGGTACGCGCGGCGGTGCACCCCGGCCGGCCGCCGTGTCTGGAGCTGAGGCCGCATCCGCTCAGGGAGACGCAGACGGGGAGGTTCTTGAGGAACGTCGCTTGCACGGAGGCCCAGCTGTGGGCGGGTCAAGAGAACGGCGTGAGGTTTTGGAAGTTAGAAGAGGCTTACGTGGCGGGGCGTGGGGTCGGCGGGAAAGTAGAGCGAGGGGATGAGGATACGGCGCCGTTTCGTGAGTCTGTTACAACTTCCCCAACCTTGTGTTTGGTGGCTGACGAAAGCAACAAGGTTCTGTGGAGCGGCCACAAGGATGGGAAGATCAGGGCTTGGAACATGGATCAGCATGATGATGATTCGGATCCGTTCGAGGAGCGAATCTCGTGGCAAGCTCATCGCGGTCCGGTGAACTCAATCGTCATTAGCTCTTATG GTGATATGTGGTCATGTTCTGAAGGAGGTGTGATCAAGATATGGCCTTGGGACTCGTTAGAGAAATCTCTTCTGCTTAAACCTGAGGAGAAACATATGGCTGCGATGTTAGTGGAGAGGTCTGCCATTGACCTCAGGAGCCAAGTTACTGTCAACGGGACATGCagcttatcttcctcggaagtCAAATACTTGTTAGCCGATTCTGTTAGAGCTAAAGTGTGGGCTGTGCAGtcactctctttctctatctG GGATGCTCGGAGTAAAGAccttttgaaagttttcaacgTTGACGGACAAGTCGAATGTCGTGTAGACATCATGCCATCTATACAAGACCAGCAAGTCGACGACGAGATGAAACTCAAGTTCTTCTCACCTTCCAAAAAGGAGAAACCACAGGGGTTTCTACAGCGGTCACGTAACGCCATAATGGGAGCTGCTGGAGCTGTACGCAGAGTCGCCAGTAGAAGTGCAGGAGCGTTCTTGGAAGATACAAGGAAAACAGAAGCTATCGTCTTAGCTGCGGATGGAACTATTTGGACAGGAAGCATGAGCGGTCAGATTGCTCAATGGGATGGAAACGGAAACCGCTTGAGGGATGTGAACCACCACCACAGGCCTGTTTTGTGCTTTTGCTCTTTTGGTGATCGGATCTATGTTGGTTACGCGAGTGGTTACATCCAGGTATTGGATCCTGATGGGAAGTTGATAGCGAGCTGGGTTTCGCATAATGAGCCTGTGATAAAGCTAGCAGCTGGTGGTGGTTTCGTTTTTAGTTTGGCTAGTCATGGTGGAGTACGAGGGTGGTATGTGACGTCTCCAGGACCGTTGGATAATATAATCCGAACTGAGTTGTCTCGGAAGGAAAGTTCTTACGCTAGACAAGACAATGTTAGGATTTTGATTGGTACGTGGAACGTTGGTCAAGGACGGGCTTCACACGATGCGCTTATGTCTTGGTTGGGATCTGTCACTTCAGATGTTGGTATTGTCGTTGTTGGGTTGCAAGAGGTGGAGATGGGGGCAGGTTTCCTTGCTATGTCTGCCGCTAAGGAAACG GTTGGACTTGAGGGAAGTGCTGTGGGGCAATGGTGGATTGATGCAATTGGAAAAGCACTTGATGAGAATAACACTTTTGAGCGTATGGGTTCAAGGCAGTTGGCTGGACTTCTGATATCTCTTTG GGCGAGGAAGGAGATTAGAACACATGTTGGAGATCTTGATGTTGCAGCAGTCCCTTGTGGCTTTGGCCGTGCCATTGGCAACAAG GGAGGTGTGGGTCTGAGAATCAGAGTTTATGACCGAATCATGTGCTTTGTGAACTGCCACTTGGCTGCGCATTTGGAGGCAGTTAACCGCAGAAACGCCGATTTCAATCACATTTTTAGATTAATGGTCTTTTCAAGAGGACAAAATCTAAGTAACGCAGCAGCTGGTATGGTGCAGTTCCTGTTTATGTCTTGCTCACTTGGCTTATCCACATATTTATTCTGGCTACTTTACTCTTCTGGTTTGCCGTGGGCCCTCTCTCTTGCAGCTGGCGTCTCCACAGCAGCTTATACACTCAAGACTACCACT AGTCCAAGCATTGGCACTGAAGAAGCCAAGTCTGATTTAGCAGCAGCAGACATGATCGCATTTTTTGGCGATTTTAACTATAGGCTGTTTGGTATAACCTATGATGAAGCGAGAGACTTCATCTCGCAGCGGTCCTTTGACTGGCTCAGAGAAAGAGACCAACTCAGACAAGAGATGAAGGCTGGAAAAGTCTTCCAAGGAATGCGTGAGGCATTAATCACTTTCCCTCCCACTTACAAATTCGAAAGGAATCGTCCAGGCCTAGGAG GATATGACTCAGGGGAGAAAAAGCGAATCCCTGCATGGTGTGACAGAGTTATATACAGAGACACTCAATCAAGCCCGTTTTCACAGAGCAACTTGCAATGCCCTGTAGTTTCATCGGTTATAATGTATGAAGCTTGCATGGATGTTACTGAGAGCGATCACAAACCTGTACGCTGCAAGTTTCATGCGACCATAGCACACGTTGATAAATCTGTGCGGAGACAGGAGCTGGGAAATATAATAAGGTCCAATGAGAAGATAAGATCCATATTCGAGGATCTTAAATTTGTTCCGGAAACAACTGTTAGCACCAACAACATTGTGCTTCAGAGTCAGGACACAGTCATACTAACAATCACAAACAAATCAACAAGCAAAGCTATTTATAGCATTCTCTGCGGTGGTCAGACTATAGTTAGGGATGATGATGGTGAAGAGTCTGATTATACTCCACGAGGCTCCTTTGGTCTACCTCGCTGGCTTGAg gtttCACCGGGAGGTGGGATAATTAAACCAGAAGGATCAGTGGATGTGAAAGTTCATCACGAAGAGTTTTACACGTTGGAAGAGTATGTTGATGGTATCCCACAGAATTGGTGGTGTGAAGACGCTCGAGATAAAGAAGCAATCCTGATGGTGAACATTCGAGGTAGCTGCTCTACTACATGGACAAGCCACTCTGTTAAAGTCCGTCACTGCTACTCAGGCAGAGTATGTCTCCTTGATCCCAAACCCACAAACCTTACAAAGAACCTAGGCGGTTCACGTCGCCATCCAACGGATACTAGACGGGGTAAAAGCCGGTGA
- the LOC106400297 gene encoding type I inositol polyphosphate 5-phosphatase 13 isoform X2 produces MDSRIIKEEAEEAALASLLPPPPHRKTQSFNQQFGEKPPHHQIRKHSLDEVPISSTPASATESAVYFDSSDDEFSTGGAGDSFFDGSSAGEDYSVVTPPPNIGDDAVEPLPEFIGAGGGAGIFKVPVRAAVHPGRPPCLELRPHPLRETQTGRFLRNVACTEAQLWAGQENGVRFWKLEEAYVAGRGVGGKVERGDEDTAPFRESVTTSPTLCLVADESNKVLWSGHKDGKIRAWNMDQHDDDSDPFEERISWQAHRGPVNSIVISSYGDMWSCSEGGVIKIWPWDSLEKSLLLKPEEKHMAAMLVERSAIDLRSQVTVNGTCSLSSSEVKYLLADSVRAKVWAVQSLSFSIWDARSKDLLKVFNVDGQVECRVDIMPSIQDQQVDDEMKLKFFSPSKKEKPQGFLQRSRNAIMGAAGAVRRVASRSAGAFLEDTRKTEAIVLAADGTIWTGSMSGQIAQWDGNGNRLRDVNHHHRPVLCFCSFGDRIYVGYASGYIQVLDPDGKLIASWVSHNEPVIKLAAGGGFVFSLASHGGVRGWYVTSPGPLDNIIRTELSRKESSYARQDNVRILIGTWNVGQGRASHDALMSWLGSVTSDVGIVVVGLQEVEMGAGFLAMSAAKETVGLEGSAVGQWWIDAIGKALDENNTFERMGSRQLAGLLISLWARKEIRTHVGDLDVAAVPCGFGRAIGNKGGVGLRIRVYDRIMCFVNCHLAAHLEAVNRRNADFNHIFRLMVFSRGQNLSNAAAAGVSTAAYTLKTTTSPSIGTEEAKSDLAAADMIAFFGDFNYRLFGITYDEARDFISQRSFDWLRERDQLRQEMKAGKVFQGMREALITFPPTYKFERNRPGLGGYDSGEKKRIPAWCDRVIYRDTQSSPFSQSNLQCPVVSSVIMYEACMDVTESDHKPVRCKFHATIAHVDKSVRRQELGNIIRSNEKIRSIFEDLKFVPETTVSTNNIVLQSQDTVILTITNKSTSKAIYSILCGGQTIVRDDDGEESDYTPRGSFGLPRWLEVSPGGGIIKPEGSVDVKVHHEEFYTLEEYVDGIPQNWWCEDARDKEAILMVNIRGSCSTTWTSHSVKVRHCYSGRVCLLDPKPTNLTKNLGGSRRHPTDTRRGKSR; encoded by the exons ATGGATTCTCGAATCATCAAAGAAGAAGCCGAGGAGGCGGCGTTGGCCTCTCTCCTCCCTCCCCCTCCGCATCGCAAGACGCAATCTTTCAACCAACAATTCGGCGAGAAGCCGCCGCACCACCAGATCCGCAAGCACAGCCTCGACGAGGTCCCTATATCCTCCACGCCGGCATCCGCAACCGAATCCGCCGTCTACTTCGACTCCTCCGACGACGAGTTCTCCACCGGAGGAGCCGGAGACAGCTTCTTCGACGGAAGCAGCGCTGGCGAGGATTACTCCGTCGTCACTCCTCCTCCTAATATTGGGGACGACGCCGTCGAGCCGCTCCCGGAGTTCATCGGCGCGGGAGGCGGCGCCGGGATATTCAAGGTTCCGGTACGCGCGGCGGTGCACCCCGGCCGGCCGCCGTGTCTGGAGCTGAGGCCGCATCCGCTCAGGGAGACGCAGACGGGGAGGTTCTTGAGGAACGTCGCTTGCACGGAGGCCCAGCTGTGGGCGGGTCAAGAGAACGGCGTGAGGTTTTGGAAGTTAGAAGAGGCTTACGTGGCGGGGCGTGGGGTCGGCGGGAAAGTAGAGCGAGGGGATGAGGATACGGCGCCGTTTCGTGAGTCTGTTACAACTTCCCCAACCTTGTGTTTGGTGGCTGACGAAAGCAACAAGGTTCTGTGGAGCGGCCACAAGGATGGGAAGATCAGGGCTTGGAACATGGATCAGCATGATGATGATTCGGATCCGTTCGAGGAGCGAATCTCGTGGCAAGCTCATCGCGGTCCGGTGAACTCAATCGTCATTAGCTCTTATG GTGATATGTGGTCATGTTCTGAAGGAGGTGTGATCAAGATATGGCCTTGGGACTCGTTAGAGAAATCTCTTCTGCTTAAACCTGAGGAGAAACATATGGCTGCGATGTTAGTGGAGAGGTCTGCCATTGACCTCAGGAGCCAAGTTACTGTCAACGGGACATGCagcttatcttcctcggaagtCAAATACTTGTTAGCCGATTCTGTTAGAGCTAAAGTGTGGGCTGTGCAGtcactctctttctctatctG GGATGCTCGGAGTAAAGAccttttgaaagttttcaacgTTGACGGACAAGTCGAATGTCGTGTAGACATCATGCCATCTATACAAGACCAGCAAGTCGACGACGAGATGAAACTCAAGTTCTTCTCACCTTCCAAAAAGGAGAAACCACAGGGGTTTCTACAGCGGTCACGTAACGCCATAATGGGAGCTGCTGGAGCTGTACGCAGAGTCGCCAGTAGAAGTGCAGGAGCGTTCTTGGAAGATACAAGGAAAACAGAAGCTATCGTCTTAGCTGCGGATGGAACTATTTGGACAGGAAGCATGAGCGGTCAGATTGCTCAATGGGATGGAAACGGAAACCGCTTGAGGGATGTGAACCACCACCACAGGCCTGTTTTGTGCTTTTGCTCTTTTGGTGATCGGATCTATGTTGGTTACGCGAGTGGTTACATCCAGGTATTGGATCCTGATGGGAAGTTGATAGCGAGCTGGGTTTCGCATAATGAGCCTGTGATAAAGCTAGCAGCTGGTGGTGGTTTCGTTTTTAGTTTGGCTAGTCATGGTGGAGTACGAGGGTGGTATGTGACGTCTCCAGGACCGTTGGATAATATAATCCGAACTGAGTTGTCTCGGAAGGAAAGTTCTTACGCTAGACAAGACAATGTTAGGATTTTGATTGGTACGTGGAACGTTGGTCAAGGACGGGCTTCACACGATGCGCTTATGTCTTGGTTGGGATCTGTCACTTCAGATGTTGGTATTGTCGTTGTTGGGTTGCAAGAGGTGGAGATGGGGGCAGGTTTCCTTGCTATGTCTGCCGCTAAGGAAACG GTTGGACTTGAGGGAAGTGCTGTGGGGCAATGGTGGATTGATGCAATTGGAAAAGCACTTGATGAGAATAACACTTTTGAGCGTATGGGTTCAAGGCAGTTGGCTGGACTTCTGATATCTCTTTG GGCGAGGAAGGAGATTAGAACACATGTTGGAGATCTTGATGTTGCAGCAGTCCCTTGTGGCTTTGGCCGTGCCATTGGCAACAAG GGAGGTGTGGGTCTGAGAATCAGAGTTTATGACCGAATCATGTGCTTTGTGAACTGCCACTTGGCTGCGCATTTGGAGGCAGTTAACCGCAGAAACGCCGATTTCAATCACATTTTTAGATTAATGGTCTTTTCAAGAGGACAAAATCTAAGTAACGCAGCAGCTG CTGGCGTCTCCACAGCAGCTTATACACTCAAGACTACCACT AGTCCAAGCATTGGCACTGAAGAAGCCAAGTCTGATTTAGCAGCAGCAGACATGATCGCATTTTTTGGCGATTTTAACTATAGGCTGTTTGGTATAACCTATGATGAAGCGAGAGACTTCATCTCGCAGCGGTCCTTTGACTGGCTCAGAGAAAGAGACCAACTCAGACAAGAGATGAAGGCTGGAAAAGTCTTCCAAGGAATGCGTGAGGCATTAATCACTTTCCCTCCCACTTACAAATTCGAAAGGAATCGTCCAGGCCTAGGAG GATATGACTCAGGGGAGAAAAAGCGAATCCCTGCATGGTGTGACAGAGTTATATACAGAGACACTCAATCAAGCCCGTTTTCACAGAGCAACTTGCAATGCCCTGTAGTTTCATCGGTTATAATGTATGAAGCTTGCATGGATGTTACTGAGAGCGATCACAAACCTGTACGCTGCAAGTTTCATGCGACCATAGCACACGTTGATAAATCTGTGCGGAGACAGGAGCTGGGAAATATAATAAGGTCCAATGAGAAGATAAGATCCATATTCGAGGATCTTAAATTTGTTCCGGAAACAACTGTTAGCACCAACAACATTGTGCTTCAGAGTCAGGACACAGTCATACTAACAATCACAAACAAATCAACAAGCAAAGCTATTTATAGCATTCTCTGCGGTGGTCAGACTATAGTTAGGGATGATGATGGTGAAGAGTCTGATTATACTCCACGAGGCTCCTTTGGTCTACCTCGCTGGCTTGAg gtttCACCGGGAGGTGGGATAATTAAACCAGAAGGATCAGTGGATGTGAAAGTTCATCACGAAGAGTTTTACACGTTGGAAGAGTATGTTGATGGTATCCCACAGAATTGGTGGTGTGAAGACGCTCGAGATAAAGAAGCAATCCTGATGGTGAACATTCGAGGTAGCTGCTCTACTACATGGACAAGCCACTCTGTTAAAGTCCGTCACTGCTACTCAGGCAGAGTATGTCTCCTTGATCCCAAACCCACAAACCTTACAAAGAACCTAGGCGGTTCACGTCGCCATCCAACGGATACTAGACGGGGTAAAAGCCGGTGA
- the LOC106399644 gene encoding aspartic proteinase Asp1-like: MNLRLSLPLILVLIIVPQSIQGSGLKTFLNTLSPKSPYSFVFPLSGNVFPLGYYSVSLQIGNPPKDFTFDVDTGSDLTWVQCDAPCSGCTVRTELQYKPKSNTVPCSDPICSALHWPKKPECQNPKDQCDYEIEYADQGSSIGALVVDQFSLKLLDGSSLVPRLAFGCGYDQHFLSAHPPPATVGVLGLGKGKISILTQLVSAGLTRNVLGHCLSSKGGGFLFFGDNVIPSTGVSWTTLVSPGFDSRWERLFTMLGFPTKSNHYTTGPAELLYNGKPTGLSGLKLIFDSGSTYTYFNSKTYQAIVNLIGNDLKGKPLKDVKEDKTLAICWKGATPLKSVLEAKNLFKTLTINFKNGRTNSQLQIPPESYLIVSKTGNVCLGILNGSEVGLHDSNVIGDISMQGTMVIYDNEKQQLGWVSADCDKLPK, encoded by the exons ATGAATTTGAGACTGTCTCTTCCTTTGATCTTAGTTTTGATTATAGTTCCTCAATCGATTCAAGGTTCCGGCTTGAAAACCTTCTTAAATACGCTATCTCCCAAATCTCCTTACTCATTCGTCTTCCCTCTCTCCGGCAATGTCTTCCCTCTCGG ATATTACTCGGTCTCTCTTCAAATAGGAAATCCTCCAAAGGACTTTACTTTTGATGTTGATACTGGCAGTGATCTCACATGGGTTCAGTGCGATGCTCCTTGCTCTGGCTGCACTGtg cgtACTGAACTTCAGTACAAGCCTAAGTCAAACACTGTCCCATGCTCAGACCCAATTTGCTCAGCTCTACACTGGCCTAAGAAGCCTGAATGTCAAAACCCTAAAGACCAATGTGACTACGAGATCGAATATGCTGATCAAGGTTCATCAATTGGTGCACTTGTCGTTGATCAGTTTTCTTTAAAACTCCTAGACGGCTCGTCTTTGGTACCTCGCTTAGCATTCGG GTGTGGTTATGATCAGCATTTCCTTAGTGCACATCCTCCACCTGCTACTGTTGGAGTTTTGGGGCTTGGGAAAGGGAAAATCAGCATCTTGACACAGCTTGTCTCGGCAGGACTAACTAGAAATGTGCTTGGGCATTGCTTAAGCTCAAAAGGTGGAGGCTTTTTGTTCTTTGGAGACAATGTCATTCCCTCTACCGGTGTATCCTGGACAACATTAGTGTCACCCGGGTTCGATTCGCGCTGGGAGAGACTATTTACAATGCTTGGGTTCCCGACAAAGAG CAACCACTACACGACTGGACCAGCCGAGCTTCTTTACAACGGGAAGCCAACAGGTTTAAGTGGCCTCAAACTCATCTTTGATTCCGGAAGCACCTATACTTATTTCAACAGCAAGACATACCAAGCAATAGTTAACCTG ATTGGAAATGATCTGAAAGGTAAACCGTTGAAGGATGTGAAAGAGGATAAGACTTTAGCAATATGTTGGAAAGGAGCTACGCctttgaaatctgttcttgAGGCCAAGAACTTGTTCAAGACCTTAACAATCAACTTTAAGAATGGCAGAACAAACTCTCAGCTCCAGATTCCACCTGAGTCTTATCTCATCGTCTCT aaaactgGGAACGTCTGTTTGGGAATACTGAATGGAAGTGAAGTAGGACTACACGACTCCAACGTAATTGGAG aTATATCTATGCAAGGAACTATGGTGATCTACGACAATGAGAAACAACAACTCGGATGGGTTTCTGCTGATTGCGATAAGCTTCCAAAGTGA